In the genome of Ctenopharyngodon idella isolate HZGC_01 chromosome 16, HZGC01, whole genome shotgun sequence, the window ctggctttcagatggagaagcatttactactacagctctgacaagctgcgcataaaataatcgcaggctttgccaaatcgtgtgcggtttaatcacaataaaaagTGCAGccctattaaacattataatagaATATAATAATACTGGGTAAGAAATCGATTAGTTGAAACATTTCAAACTAATACTGGGTTAAAGATACAATAGTCATCATATGCAATCAGTGAAAATAAGAGCATCATATAACAGGCTTGTGTTTGGGTCATTTTGACCCAGAGAGGATTTTCCTTTTTCCAGAAAATGCTAGTTAACGTTATCGCATTGGACTAAAACTTACTGACTTTACTCAGCCAAAGTACAACTACATCCtcaaatttttttgtaattttttgtagggatgcaccgatattaaaattttggccaatactgataaccgataattcattatatttgaaagccgataaccgatatattggccaaaatttgtatatagtaaaatatatttaaatccaaatttctatataatttttgagagcctgattacaaaaacaaaagtctcaccattaaaaccCATGTCcaaagcacacaattataatgttcttctcattataattttatgtagcctatgtaGACAGACTTGTGCTGTACATGTTAACCTTaactttattttcctttttgaagtgatttcaatcatatttcaagcaattcaaaatcatcatggtgaacagtgtctcagctgaaggaaataatccattatttatcgggccgataacaataacattaaaaattaacatatctgccgataccgatattgtggccgatatattgtgcatctgtaattatttgtgatttttacCACATCTTGTTAGATTTGTGGTGTCCCCAGTCtacaaaaaatgctaataaatcTCTCATTACTCTATATTATCACCAAagactggattaaatatttttgtcaacttgttttctttcaatgagcacaggttttgtatttctttttggatCTGATTGATCATAGGCCTCATTTATctttgatagaaaaaaaaaagaaaaaaaaagaagcattatTTGTGGGTAATTTAGGCAATATcgaatacaattttaaaatattctgtacagtttatcacactagtgtgatttaatgctagttaatgttagtttttttttttttttaaatgtagaagCTGCATGTCCCTCATTAGGCATGTAGTCTTCCTCATTAATATACATGCGTCTAATAACAGCCATAGTGGGAAGAAACTCGATCCTGTTTCAAATCCTGCTCCTCCTGCTGCAAAGATCAGACTAAAAACATTCAACATATAAGACAAATGGATCaattatgttttcatttaatcCATCTTAACTGATTAGGAAGTATGCTGCCCTAGGGCAAAATACAGAAAACCCACTCACTAGTACGCCAGTTTATGGATTGAACTTTAAAATGAGTGTCTAACCACGATGTATATTCATGCAGATGACACATATTATAGTTGAGTGAGATTTTAACGATGCAAAAGCAGCTCTCGCGCAGTACACACTAGTGCTCATGCGCACTAACCTGCTGTCATCGGAGATGTTTCTGATGAACAGAGAAGTGTTTGGAGGTCGCATGTATCTcgccataataaaaaaaaactgcaaccTTCAGGTCCCctgacacacaaacagacacaagCGATCACAGGCCGCAGTCCCGCTCGATGTGCACACGTACGCACCACACGGCACGCGCACAGCGACACGCATGCGCACCCAGCTCGACATGACGTCACCTCCGCgtcatgcaagaaaaaaaatatttttatatttttatatatatatatatatatatatatatatatatatttttttttttttcggattATTATCGGAATATTAAGTATGAAAAAATAAGAAAgctgtaacatttttaaaacatttttgttacttttttttttaaatgttttttatttgtttatttatcccgctgactgtttttttgtacatttttaaaaccaataaaatgtatttacagaaagctctgtaaatatgttttttcttttattttgtattttaaatttcaactttttcaggacaaaaattttttaattaaatgtcagATTGGGGCAGGCTGTCACGTGTTTTATATGTTGTAATTGCATACACTTTATtaatacactttatttaaaggtTGGTCAAACGGTTAGCCATTTCTGTTACCGTTTACATTTTTGccatttcattaattattttgaattttataattgttttattttttaaacttgaaaAGTCTAAggatatttaaagggttagttcacccaaaaatgaaaataatgtcatttattactcaccctcatgccgttccacacccgtaaaaccttcgttaatcttcggaacgcaaattaagatatttttgttgaaatccgatggctcagtgaggcctgcataggcagcaatgacatttcctctctcaagatccattaatgtactatgGGGGGGggacctttttttattttttttatttaataaagcataaagaaacaaaacagtgaaCGAAATTGCTAATAGATATGTACAATAacaattgtagaaaaaaaatgatgtccagaaatcaatttcaatagtaCATTGAGAACTCGtgtttaatgtgatagtttcataatacaatataattttaGTTCCGAGATTCTTCAGtttagtgaataaatacatagatcAGCAATACATATTTGAATTCCCTAGTGGTGTGATGGTGGAAATTTTGTTAACAGTATCAAAGGTTGTGTGTTCTAATCCGCTCTCGCATAGTTTTTtggttgtatatcaagagcagggacatgtttgtgtgtatttgttttgtgattttaccgGAAAAATAGAACCTCCGCAACAGCGTTAAGCGATCGATTGACGCGGCCGTCTGTGCTGTGAAGACTGTGTGCACGAGCAAAAAGAGAACGTAAACCCCGcctacttttttattattaaaaaataataataataataataataataatgctccaaagctgaaccactgtactcacataaactgatttaaatatgtttttagtacattaaaggatcttgagagaggaaatgtcattgctggctatgcaggcctcactgagtcatcggatttcaacaaaaatatcttaatttgcattccgaaaattaacgaaggtcttacgggtgtggaacggcatgagggtgagtaataaaatgacattatttttatttttgggtgaactaaccctttaatagaagAGTTATATTGTGACAGTTTAAACCAAAGAATGTGAAAACCATGGTGAAAACATACCACCACAATGCATTAATGCCAACGTGTGTTCAATGAATTATATTGTCTATTTCTGTACAATAACACTGGGAATTATAACAGTAGTTTTATATTAGACTTTAAGGTTGGTTTCCCAAAACCTACAGTcaacagagtaaaaaaaaaaatcccattccTGGAACTGTGTTATTGAAAGCTGGTTTTATTAAAAAGATTTATGTTTTTGTGAATGATGCAATGtaccaaaacacaacaaactcacACTATTATGATAAATCAGagctttatttaaatcaaaatctTCAGATCTTTTTGCTCTTCCTGATCATGGTGGTTCCTCCTATTGTCAGGGTCTGGAAAATAAATAgccaaagaaataaaaatattacaaatgatACAAAAGTCcagtatttacaaaaaaatattacatattttacagaTGTAGACAGTTGTGAGCGCTGATGAGCAATATGCACAGTAGATCACCAGTACAAACCTCAACCATCTCTCCTCCCTTGAGCTCCTGAATGTGAGAGAATCGATCCGTCTGACAGACCAGCTTCCCTCCCTCCAGTTTGACAATGCactggaagaaagaaagaaacacagcAGAATATAAGAGTACAGCTCATGGGTAAAGAACATGCTTCTGTCTAGTAGTAAATAATCTCAGTAATCAAGTATTAAGTAGGCTAATCTCAGTGGCAAAAAGTGTCcgattaaccctctggtgctgttgggtcatttttgaccaaatgttttttaccttttttttatttcttaattattttttaattatttttgaattaattaatggtacaaaacttggtaaaggtttttggcacttgctgtgtgaacacacacacaaaaaaaaaatcacaaaagcaCACAATTCGCGCATTGAAAATAAATGGGagacgaatttcatctagtggaaacatttggtactttcatataaaaactgaaaatggtatttttgttcatttttcataacaataaatttaaaatgttaactttttttCACTACTTTTTTCAATAATCTGCTTCTTTtgctccaaagcattcaagatttatgacagtttaagttagaaatttctttctcaggtccatgcttaaaggtgcaatgtgtacattttaggaggatctattgacagaaatgcaatataacatACATAACAATGTTTTCAGtagtgtataaagaccttatatAATGAAccgtttttattaccttagaatgagccatttctatctacatataCTGTGGGTCTTCTTACATGtaaagtcgccattttgcgccgccatgtttctacagtagccctaaatggacaaactactctacagagtgcgtttgcttgactggctactctcttctgtctcagacaacgacatctttgtcctgtgttggccaccgtagcttctctatattgcaattcgcaacctcaccgctagatgctgctaaaatttacacacggCACCTTTAAAAAGTGAATGGATtagaattaatataatttagtagCCTATCATAAAATCTCctctacaaaatattaaataaaaaattactgaACTAAAATTTAGTACAATCATTTCaatgaaataattataataaaaaatctgtttattaACTGTTAACTTGAattcaccctctctctctctctctctctctctctctctccatataAAAACCACAATGAAGGTCAGAGTAAAAGTACTACAAGTCAAccgaaaaattaaaattgatcTTTATACTTAATACAGTACATATTCCTGGtcttattataaataattcCCTGGTGCAGGTTaatctttttacttttttagttgaaaattaagaaaataccTTGATCTCTCGAGAAACTGAGCTCCTGCACACGATATCAACTCTCCCTGAACAGTTCGACATCATAAAAGGCGTAAATTGTAGGCTACATATTCTACCTTGAGCTTCTTGCCGTCCATGGTGGTGATTTCAGCTTCCTTGCCGATGGTGAAGGAGTTAGTGATGGTTTTCCCAGGGGTCTTGGATGTGATGATGAAGTCGTTGCCGTTTTGTTGGATTTCTGTCACTGGTTTAACATCCTTGGCCAGTTTAATAATGTCTTCTGGCAGAGCTGAAGGAACAGAAACACACAGATACTGACCTACAACCACGACAAAgactattttaattaaataatttcagATATTCCATCCCATATGGTTCATATGGAAGCTagtttccgccacggaataaaaaaattaaatagaaaaggtaattgcgacttttttttttttttttttttttacctcacagttctgacttttttttacctgcgagtttatatcttacaattatAGCTAAGATATAAAATACCAACGCgagaagaaaagtcagaattttgagataaaaaaatcgcatttacctttttatttatttttttattcgtGGCGGAAACACGCTTCGTGTGCATGCATACGCTGATTGTAGACACCGCTGCCACCATGCGATTCTTTTGGGAATTGCAACTCTGATCATGTTAACGGCTCTGGTAAATGGGACCGAAAAACTCACGAATA includes:
- the fabp10a gene encoding fatty acid-binding protein 10-A, liver basic gives rise to the protein MAFSGTWQVYVQENYEEFLRAIPLPEDIIKLAKDVKPVTEIQQNGNDFIITSKTPGKTITNSFTIGKEAEITTMDGKKLKCIVKLEGGKLVCQTDRFSHIQELKGGEMVETLTIGGTTMIRKSKKI